Part of the Aquimarina sp. TRL1 genome, AACTCCAATTGCTTTAAAGGCTTCGATCAGAGGTATAAAATAGATCTTAGGGTACGTCTCTGAATACAAATGAATAAAACGTTCTTCAAATAATGTTTCCCATTCAATTTCCATAGGGACTTCATTTCCTAATGCCTCTAAAATCTGTTGTTGTAAGTCTGGAAATTGTTCTTCCTGAAATATTTTGGTAAATCTCTTTTCTTTTAATCCCATTATATTTTCTTTTGATGTTTATTCGATGATCAAGATATATCCCGGGGCTTCCCCTGAAATACAATTATCTCCTAAGTAACTCCTCTTATTCTTACTCGAGGTAGTTTACTTCAATTTCAATCAAAAATACATGGAGGTTTTACCTTATTCTCTAATCATTTTATATGTGTCCCTGTTAATTTTATATCTGAACCGAATTAGAATTGTTCCAGAATACGTTTTACATACGATTTCTTTCTTGTTGCTACCGGAATTTTTTCTCCTCCGGTCAGGTGTACAGTATTATTTGAGGTCAGCGTCTGGATATATTTTATATTTATCAAGTGGGATTGATGTACTCGTACAAAGGTGTGATTACTCAATAAATTCTCATAATATTTGAGGTTACGGGCACTCATAATTGTTTGATTTGTGGTATAAAAAACTGTATAGCTCCCATCAGACTGGCAACGTATAATATCATCAATCTGCACAAAATATTGCTGATCTGAAGTTTTAATCAACAGGGTTCTTTGTTCTTCTTTTTTATCTAATTCTGATATTTTCTCTACTGCTTTTTTATAGGCGAGTTCTTTCTTATACCCTACTCTAAATCGATTTATACACTTAAACAGCTCATCCGAATCTATCGGTTTTAGCAAATAATCTATGGTTTCAAATTTAATTGCCTTTATAGCAAATTCATCATAGGCCGTCGTAAAAATAATTTTAAAATTAATTGTATCTAATGCATCCAAAATCTGAAAAGCACTTCCTCCTACCAATTCTACATCCAAGAATACCAGGTCTACAGTTTCATTCTTAAGAAAAGAAATTCCCTCAGGTACATTATCTATTTTAGCGACAATAGTGATGTCTTTCTGTGTATATTTTATCAATTTCTCTAATGCATTCATTGCATTAAATTCATCCTCAATCAATACAGCTCTAATCATAGCATTCTTAGTTTAAATACAACTCTTGTCCCTATAGATTCTTTTATATCATTTACTAAATCCTGAATATAAAAATGTTTTTCCTCTCCTTTTTTTCTATGCTTCAACCGTTCCTTAAAAACATCTGTAGCATGTACCTCATCTTCTATTTCCTTTTGTTTGGAAAAAGCATTTCTTCCCACTCCATTGTCCTCAATGACAAACTGAACACCTTCTTTGGTTTCCGAAATATCAATTAACAACTTTCCCTTTTCCTCTTTATGCTTTAATCCGTATTCGATTGCATTTTCTACAAATGGTTGTAAGAGCATAGGAGGAATAAAAATTTCTCTGGTATTGATGGCTTTTTCTACCATAATTGTGTAGGTAAACATATTATTAAACCGCAATTGTTGTGTCTCTATATAATTAGTTATCATTCCTATCTCCTGGTGTAGCGATATCTTTTCTTTTCTCACATAGTCAAAATTCTGACGAATTAACTTTGAGAACCTGGCAATGTAATTAGAAGATTGCAGAGAATCTCCTTTTAAGATTATGTTTTGGATTGCTGCCAAGGTATTGAAGATAAAATGAGGGTTCATCTGTGCTCTCAATAAGCGTTGTTCTAACTTCGATGCCGTATTAGCAGAACGCAACTTGGTCGTATATAGCCAAAAACCAACTACTATTAATACAAGTAATAAAGACAATACAATAGTAGCAAAGAGTAATTTATTACTCTCATGTAATTCTTTTTCATATGCCAATTCTGCTTCTCTCTGTTTAATTTCATAGGTTACATTTGCGAATGAAAGCAATTTATTTTTTTCCGCTATTGTTTGCTGTTGCTGAATACTGTCTCTAATAATTTGTTGCTCCAAAGCCCGTTGATATTTCTCTTCTAGAATGGCTATAGAAATCAGTTTATCATAAACTTCAATCGATTCGCTATGATTCGTATGTTTTTTGTATTCTCCTAATGCTTTTTCATAATATGTTGTTGCCGAATCATGAACTCCCAACATCAGGTACATATGCCCCAGTCCTTTATATGGTGCTGCATTAATCGCTTTGATATTCTTATTTAATGTTATCGCACCTCTAAAAAATTTTTCTGCATTTTTCTCTTCTTTAGCTTTAAGATATGTATAGCCTATGTTATTGAGAATACTAACTGTCATTTTAGGATCTTTGGTATACTGCTTATTTTGTATAATTTCCTGATAATTCTCCAGAGCTCTGTTGTATTTTTTTTGTAGCACATACACACTAGACATATTACTTTTTATCGCTATTTTAGAAATTGTATCCGGTAAATGTGTAAAGACGGAATCCGCCTTTTTTATATAAGTAAGTGCTTTGTTATAATCTTTTAGTTTGAGATGCAGATGAAATAGTTGATTATATGATTTAGCACAGAGTCTATCGTTAGTAATATCTTGCGAAATACGAAGTGCTTCCAGAGCGTATTCTTGTGCTTCTTCTACCTTCCCCAAATGTAAGCTTGCTGCACATAAGGTTATTAAACTTCTTCCTTTATTATAATCATCTTTTAATTTATGAAATAGCTGATAGGTTTGTTTATGAACCTTTAACGCCTGATAGTACTGATCATTTAAAAAATAAATTTCCCCTTTCTTAAACAACAATATGGCTATTTCGGCTTCATTTATTGCTTCGACGTATTTGGATAGACTATCTATCTTTTTTAAAGCTTGTAATGGTTTTTTTTGTGATATTGTATCTAGAGCACTTAGTGTAGTTGTTATAGCGGGTCGTATAGTTGCTTTTTTATCACAACTCATAAAACAAAAAAACAGCATCAATATACAGCTAAGTTGTATGGATGACTTCATAGTAGAGGGGTAGTGGCTTATTATTACTGCTAAAATACTAAATCCACACTGTATTCACTACATCGAATATAAAACCTATCTAATCGAATTTAAAACTATTTTGCTTTACGGAAAAAACGGGTCTATGTTTCGTTCAGAAAGTGATTTTATATAAGTACCTACGGGTTATACATGCAATAAGTTACGTCTTGACATAATGTAGGTACTTTTTTGACTGTGTTTGTTTCAATGAAAAAATAGCAACCCCTTTACTAATAAACCCCTTTTTATAGAAAAGAATATACTTTGAAAAACAAGTATTTCTTTTCTATAAAACAGAAGACCACCTAAACAATAAAATTCCAATTCCCTCATCCAAACGGTTTATACAAATAGCACATAAAATTATTTTTTTAAACGAATAGATCCCCCCAGTCTAATAGTACAAAAAACATCATATTTTCTTCCTTTTGTAGTATCGGGAATTGGAATTTTCATCGCATCAGATGATCCTTTATTTCATCACTCCAACAAAAATTTCTACTTCGGCATCTGTCGGATTTTTAGCCGCTTCCCCATAGCGTTCAAAATCGGTTTTGTAAGTTCTCCCCAAAGGGGTATTCCAAATGTCTAACCAGGTATTATATACAGCTCCCTGAGTCAAATCACCTTTAGATACAAATGACATATACTCCCCTGCTGATATGGTTATCCCAACCATCCCTTCGGGAATATTATCCAAGGAGGTAACCGCACATCCTACAACGGTATCATAGGGTCTGGTATGATCTTTCTCATAATTTGTATATACTGCGTATAAGGTTTCATCTACTTTATTAGGGATTACTTCCTGTAGTTGTTGTGTCATAAACCGATTCCATAACTCAGGAATATCAGTTGCTGCTTTCATCTCTTCATTAGTAGTTCTTACAGAGACTCCTATGATATAAAAAGAAGTCATGTTTACTTTTTTCATGTCTTTAGTATTAATGATTCTCTGCAAACTTATAAGACAGTAATGTCAACCCTATGTCAGGGGTTCTTTTTTGATTTCTCCTCCCATGTTTTTTTACATATTTCGAAATACTCCTGCAATGTCATCGGATGTTTGGTAAAGTGTTCTTTGACTACTTTTATTTCTTTTATACAATCTAGCCTAAAAGATCGAAACTCATTTTTTAATCTACAAAATGCGATTAAAATCCAGTTTTCATTAGTACTGTACAACGCAAATGGTTCAACGGTTCTCTGCGTCCTATTATCTTCCAGGGACAGGTAATCCAAAAATATTAATTGATAATTAGTGATAGCAGATTGAAGAGAAATTAAAAAGTTACTAGAACTGGTTATATCCCGATCTTTTCGTACGTGAATTCTATTTTCCAGAAGCTCGGTTTTTTCTTTTTGAGAATATCTCAAAACTGCTTTTACTTTTGCTATTGCCTCTTGATAATGAGTTACCAAAGAAATATCCTTATTCGCACTAATCACTTCTGCTGCCGTTATCAAAGCATTTGCCTCTTCTTCAGAAAACATAACTGGTGGCAGCTTATATCCCTCCATCAGGGAATATCCTCTTCCTTCCTCTGTGACAATCGGTATTCCTGATTTTTCTAATGTTCGAATATCTCTGTAGACGGTACGAATACTTATATTGTGCTTTTCGGCAATACTTCTGGCTGTTATCAATTTTCCGGATTGCAGCTGCGTCATAATTGAGGTAAGCCTTACCAATCTTGGTTTCTCTTTCTCCATAAGAATTTCTTGATACTCTATCAAAAGTACATTATTCCCGTAAACTATCTTTATTATTTTTATCTCAAAACACAAGATTTATTCATTAAAGATCATCTTTAAAAAAGGTTCAAAACCTTACGTTTTTTCCTCCTTAATAAAACAAACGTGTCTGAAATGACATTTATCATTTCCTATCCCTTTTTATCTTTTAAATTTTGTAACCATAAATTCTTATTATATCCGTTATGAAAATACACAATAGTTTCACTTTGGCGTTTTTTTTATTCTTTACCTATGTTTCGAACGCTCAATTAAAAATTGATGCCGAATTACGCCCTAGATTCGAATACAGGCATGGTTTCAAAACACTTTTTGCTGATAATGTTGACCCCGCAGCGTTTGTTTCTCAACGAACACGATTAAAAACAGCTTATAAAACTGAAAAGCTGGACTTTTTTCTAAGCATTCAGGATATCAGAATTTGGGGAGATGTCCCTCAGCTAAACACTGCTGACAAAAACGGTTTAAGTATTCATGAAGCCTGGGGAAAAATTATGTTTACTCCGGAGTTTTCTGCAAAAATTGGTCGACAAGAAATTTCCTTGGATGATCAACGTATTTTCGGAAGTGTAGATTGGGCGCAACAAGCACGTAGTCATGATGCAGCTGTATTAAATTACCAAAAAAACAGATTTACCTTAAACATAGGTGCTGCCTTTAATCAAGATGCTGAGAGGTTAACCGAAACAACACTAACTACTCCTAATACTTATAAAAGTTTGCAATATGCCTGGTTGCATAAAGATTGGAATAATTTTTCTGCTAGTTTATTATTTCTCAATAATGGTCTTCAATATATTGATGATACTAATGCAGATAATAATGAAACTAGATATAGTCAGACAGCAGGAACCCATTTTGGTTATAAAAAAAATAAACTAGGTATTATTGGTAATGCATATTATCAATTCGGTAATGACCTGGCTGACAATGACCTGAATGCATATCTCCTTGGTTTAGAAGCCAGTTATAAAATCACTCCCAGTTTTACTCCTATTCTAGGAATCGAAGTACAAAGTGGAAACGACAATGGAACCACTTCAAATAGGGAAAATACTGCTTTTAATCCATTTTATGGAACAAACCATAAGTTTAATGGTTTGATGGATTATTTCTATGTCGGGAATCATATCAATAATGTAGGGCTCATCGATCTTTATGCTAAAGCTAAAATAGCCCTTACAACCAAAGCAAATTTACTGGTTGCCATACATAATTTTTCTGCGGCTGCAGATATGCCTTCTAATGGTGATACTCAATTTGGTAATGAAATTGACTTAGTCTATTCATACAAGATGCAAAAAGACATTGCTATAAAAGCCGGATATTCTCATCTTTTTGCGGCTGATGGAATGGAACTTCTCAAAGAAAATACAGATGGAAACACCAATAATTGGGGATGGATAATGCTTATTATTAAGCCAACCTTATTCACTAGTAACAATTAAAATGCAATAAATCATTATAAAAAAAGCACATTAATAACAGGTATTTAATGTGCTTTTGTCATCATAAAAAGAAACTATATGATTGAGATCATATAAAGTTATAGGTATCTGCCAGTATCTTCACAATCCTCTTAAAGCCTTGTTTAATTTTGTTTCACTTTAATAAGAAATCCTATGATAATTACGGCACAAAAAACAGTAGCAGAAGTAGTCGCTGATAATATAAAAACAGCACACGTTTTTAAGAAATATGGAATTGACTTTTGTTGTGGAGGAGGAATCACTATTCAAAAAGCTTGTTCTAATCATAACATCGATTATGATATAGTTAGGAATGAATTAATGGCTATTGATCAAAAAAATAAAAAGGAGTTTGATTATAACAATTGGGAGTTAGGCTTTTTAATCGACCATATCATACATGTACACCACACTTATGTAGAGGAGAGTATTGGTATCTTATTGGCATACACTGAGAAAGTAGCGAATGTTCATGGACATCATTACCCCGAACTTATTAAAATTAAGGAACTGTTCTTAGAAGTAGCGAATGAATTAACAACTCATATGAAAAAAGAAGAATTAATTCTTTTCCCTTTTATAAAAAAACTAATCAAAGCTGACCAAACACAAACTCCCTATGCCTCTCCTCATTTTGGAACCGTAAAAAACCCGGTACAAATGATGGAATATGAACATGAAAACGCTGGGACAATTTTTAAAACAATTGCTAAATTGACAAATAATTACACCCCTCCAGAAGAAGCCTGCAACACTTTTAAGGCGTTGTATGCTGAGTTAGATGATTTTGAACAAGATTTGCACTTACATATTCATTTAGAAAATAATATTGTTCACCCAAAAGCGGTAGCTTTAGAAAAAAAAGTACAGAACTGTCTGTAAAAAGCTTTTCTATTTACAATAGCAAACCATATTTTTATTTCATTATAGATTATATGGTTTGCTATATCATAAAAGAAGTCCACCATGGTACAGATACAAAAACATGCTACTATCGGAATAATATACTTTTGTATCATTGCCTTTTTAGGGATTATACTGCGAATGTCTCATGTCATATTCCTTTCTACAAATTATAAGCATATTGTACACACTCATTCACATGTGGCATTATTAGGTTGGATCTACACAGGAATAACCTCTCTGATTTACCAGTTATATTTATCCAAAAGAAACATCGGCAAAACATACAAAAGGCTTTTTTGGTGTACACAAATTACCATTATAGGCATGTTGTTTACTTTTCCATTTACAGGCTATGCTTTCTTTTCTATTGTGTTTTCTTCTCTTTTTATAGTTGCTTCTTATTACTTTTTCTGGTTGTTTATAAAAAATACAACTCCCGAACAAAAAAACTCGTTTTCATATGCACTAATCCGAAGCGCTTTAATCTATATGATTCTATCCAGTATTGGTCCCTGGGCATTAGGAATCATAATGAATACACTAGGCAGTTTTTCTCCCTGGTACAAACACGCCATTTATTTTTATCTTCATTTTCAATATAATGGCTGGTTTTTTCTCTCATTGTTAGGGGTCTTTTTTTACATACTGGAACAACAAAAAATAAACATCCCAAGAAAGAGAAAACGCTTGCTATATTACTCCTTTCAGATAGGAATCCTCCTGTCTTTTTTCTTATCTGTATTGTGGAACACTCCAAAATCACTAGTCTACCTTTTAGCCGGCACAGGAGCTATTAGTCAATTATTAGGCCTTGGGGTATTCATCAAAATAAGTAATAGCTCTTTTTTTATTTTTCGCAAAGACCTCTCCCCCTTTAAACGAGGTCTGTATCGATTTATCTTAGGGTTACTCTGTCTTAAGTTTTTTCTCCAGACATTGACGGCGTTTCCTTATTTCTCTAATATTGTTCACTCTAATTTAGACCTTATAATAGGATATCTTCACCTAACATTCTTAGGAATCATCAGCCTGGCTTTATTACTTTTTCTCAATCATTTTTATTTAATAGTACTTCCCAAAACATCTATGACCCTATACTTAATTGGTTTCATAGGTTCGGAGCTTCTTATATGCTACAAAGGAATATCTATCTGGCTACAACTTCCTCTATTTAGTCACTATTTTTTTCTACTCACTTTACTGAGCTGTTTTATGCCGATTGGTATCAGCTTCCTTCTTTTTTCTAATCTCAGGCATTTAAACCGATCTTCTCTCTTGTAATTCATCTATAAAAATAAAGAGTTTATCATGATTTTTTTTTAGTTAAAAGAATAAAAGATGTTTTTATCCTAATATATGATTTAAATCATATTTAAACTATTATTTGTCAATTACTTTTGTCTATCTCAAAACAAAGTAAGGTTGTCTTAAAGTTCAGACATCGGGTATTAAATTCTAAAAAACACTACTATGAAGAGACTAGGAACATTCTTCCTTTTATTCTCTGTTTTACTGTGTATGAGTTGCAGTGAAAAACAAGAAAAGAAAGAAGAAAAATTTACAATTGGAAAAAAACATACCTCAACGAATAAGGTAGAAGAAAAAGAAACAACCTCTCCCGTTATTCTTGCATCCAAAAAGGTTGACTTAACAAACAAAGGTGTTGGTCCCATATCTTCTATAGAATTGCCTGAAAACACCGATAGTTCAATGGTTACTAACGGACAAGCTCTTTTCAAGACAAAATGTATGGCTTGTCATAAAGTCAGCAAAAAATTCATTGGTCCTCCGGTAGCAGGTATTCTAAAAAGAAGAACTCCTGAATGGGTGATGAATATGATGTTAAATCCCGAAGAAATGGTTCAGAAAGATCCATTAGCCAAAGAACTCTTTATTGAGTTTAACGGTTCTCCAATGGCAAATCAAAGCTTGAGCAAAGAAGAAGCCAGAACAATTTTAGAATACTTAAGAACATTATAGAATATCAATAACCCCAAAATCAATTACGTTTAATGAACACAAACATGTATAAAAAGTCGATACGATACTCGCTCTTCTTATTGTGTTTTGCAACTATAAGTTGTAAAAATGAAGCTGTTGACAAGGTATCATCTCCCTCTAAGTCCCAACAGCAAGAGGCACAACAAAGGCAAGGGCAGGCTTTTATCAAAGATGACGAAGCAAAACCGTCTGTATTACACATAGCTATCGGTTCTAAAGATCACACCACTTTAGTGGCTGCCGTACAAGCTGCACAATTAGAAAACTCACTTGTCAATGCTGGTCCTCTGACAGTATTTGCTCCTACAAACGAAGCATTTAATGCACTCCCGGAAGGAACCGTAGACAATTTGTTAAAGCCGGAAAATATAGATCAGCTCGCATACATATTAAAGCACCATGTTACTCCGGCAACCTATGATAAAGAGTTTATAAAAAAATTCAAAAAGCTAGGGCAAGCCAGTAATGAAAACATCCCGGTAGAAGTAAAAAATGGAGAAGTATATGTAGGTGGCGCTAAAATTATTGGTAGCGTTCCTGCCGGTAATGGAATTGTACATGTAGTTGATAAAGTAATTCTCCCTTCTAAATAAATAAAACATGAAAAAGACATTCATTTATCTGTTTATGATAAGTATCGCAGTAACTATTATAAACTGCACCCCAAAAACAAAATCTAAGCAGCAAGGAGCTTTAAACGCATCCGCAGCAGAAAAAGTATATGTCCCTCCTGGAGAGCACGACGATTTTTACGCCTTCGTTTCTGGAGGATTCAGTGGTCAGTTAGCCGTATATGGTCTTCCTTCCGGTCGACTGTTCAAAATAATCCCTGTCTTCTCTCAGGACGCAGAAAAAGCCTGGGGATATAGTGAAGAGACAAAACCGATGCTGAATACTTCTTTTGGGCATATCCCCTGGGGAGATGCACATCACCCGGATATCTCGCAAACAAATGGAGAACTAGATGGTCGTTGGGTATTTATCAACGAGAATAATACACCTAGAATTGCCAAAATAGATCTTACTACTTTCGAAACTACTGAGATCATAGAAGTTCCTAACTCTGCAGGAAACCACAGTTCTTCTTATGTAACTGAAAACACGGAATATGTAATTGCAGGAACTCGTTTTGGGGTTCCGGTACCTCAAAGAGATATTTCGATCAAAGAATACAAAGGTAATTTTAAAGGCGCCTTATCTTTTTTAAAAGTAGATCCCGAAGAAGGACATATGGATCTGTCTTTTCAAATTCTAATGCCGGGATTCGATTATGACAAAGCGCACCCGGGAAGAGGAAAATCTCATGGATGGTTTTTCTACACGACCTATAATACCGAAGAAGCAAGTACATTACTAGAAGTAAATGCTTCACAAAATGATAAGGATTTTATTGCAGCAGTAAACTGGAAGAAGGCAGAAGAATATATCAAGGCCGGAAAATTCAAGACAATGCCAACTAGATATGCACATAATATTTATGACGAAGAAACACATACTGCAACCACTAAGTGGGGAAAAGAAGTTCGTGTTCTGGATCCCGCAGAATGTCCTGGTTTAGTATATTTCTTACCTACACCTAAATCACCGCATGGATGTGATGTAGACCCTACGGGAGAGTACATTGTAGGAAGTGGGAAGCTATCTGCTGATGTAACCGTACATTCTTTTTCTAAAATGATGAAAGCCATTGAAGAGAAAAAATTCACAGGAGAAGCCTATGGTATTCCGATCCTTGATTTTGAAACTGTGAATGCAGGAAGTGTAAAACAAGCAGGACTTGGTCCATTACATACAGAGTTTGATGATAAAGGTCATGGATATACCACTTTCTTTATCTCTTCTGAAGTAGTAAAATGGAAAGTAGGTACCTGGGAAGTTATTGACAGAAAACCCACATACTATTCTGTAGGACACTTAATGATTCCAGGAGGTAACTCCAGAAAGCCATTTGGAAAATACGTATTGGCAATGAATAAAATCACAAAAGACCGCTACCTTCCTACTGGTCCCGAAGTAACACAATCTGCACAATTGTATGACATCACAGGAGAAAAAATGGAGTTACTTCTGGATTTTCCAACAGTAGGAGAACCTCATTATGCTGCCGGATGTCCGGCAGATCTGATAAAATCAAAGTCTAAAAAGATATTTAAACTCGAAGAAAACAAACACCCGTATGTTGCCAAGTCTGCTGAAGATGTAAAAGTAGTACGAAATGGCAATGAGGTTCACATTTATATGACCATGATCAGGAGTCATTTTTCTCCGGATAATATCGAAGGTATTAAAGTTGGAGATAAAGTTTATTTCCATGTAACCAATCTCGAACAAGATTATGACGTCCCTCACGGAATTAGTATGATTGGAGCAAATACATCCGAGTTATTGATCATGCCCGGACAGACAGAGTCTTTTGTATGGGAGCCAAAGCAAGTAGGTGTCTGGCCGTTCTATTGCACTGATTTTTGTTCGGCACTACATCAGGAGATGCAAGGATATGTTCGTGTTTCTCCAAAGGATTCCGACATTGAATTAAGCTGGTCATTAGGGGATGAATAAGCCTTAAACAAGGTACCTCTATAACGTAAATACCATATTCACTCATAATGAAGCAGTCATGATATACCAATGCTTATCAGCCTATCAAAAGAACTTCCATATCTTCAATAATCTGATAAGGACGACCCTTGGTAATCATACGAAACGACTGCTTCATTTTTTTTAAATATTATTCTTATGACGAAGCCAAAAATAATGATGGTATCTGGTGCTGTTATAATTCTAACCTTGTTTCTATTTCCTTTATGGAACATTACATTGGAAGCGCCTCAATACCCTACCCCTCTGGGAATGGATATCTACATCTATAAATTTGCCGACACCCACCCCCATGATATCAAAAATATAAATTTGATGAATCACTATGTAGGAATGCAGGAAATTCCGGAAACGATTCCTGAATTCAAAATATTCCCTATAGTAATCATTTTTATGGCACTTACCGGGGTACTCATCGGTTTTTTCAAAAACTACAAGTGGTATTTGGGATGGTTTATAATAATGAGTGTATTAGCATGTACGGGCATCTATGACTTTTATCTATGGGAATATGAATACGGTCATAACCTGGACCCAAAAGCAATCCTGAAATTCACAAATCCAGACGGAAGTGTGATGGGGTTTCAGCCTCCGCTACTAGGATCTGAGGATATCTTAAATTTCAGAGTGCATTCATATCCGCAACTGGGAGCTTTTTTCTTAGGAGCAGGAATACTCCTCTGTCTATTCGCATACATAACCAGCAAAAAAAATCAAAAAAACACTCTCCTCTCCTAAAATAAATTCAGCATCATGAAAAAAGTATTATTCATTTCTTTTATTTCTATACTGTTGACTTCATGTAATACAGGTCCCAAGCCTATTCATTACGGAACAGACATGTGTTATTCCTGTACAATGACTATTGTAGATAAAAGACATGCAGCAGAAATTGTAACCAGAAAAGGAAAAGTATTTAAGTTTGATGCTACCGAATGTATGATCAACCATATAAAAACAGTAGACACCTCCTCTATCGGCTCTTACCTCACTGTAGATTATACCAAACCAGAATTATTAATAGATGCCACAAAAGCAACTTTTTTAATCACCGAGCAAATCCCCAGTCCGATGGGAGCCTACTTATCAGCCTTTGAAAACCCAAAAGACGCAGACTCTGTTCAGGCAAAAAAAGGAGGAAATATATACTCCTGGAACAAGCTCCTGTCAACTCTTAAAA contains:
- a CDS encoding LytTR family DNA-binding domain-containing protein encodes the protein MIRAVLIEDEFNAMNALEKLIKYTQKDITIVAKIDNVPEGISFLKNETVDLVFLDVELVGGSAFQILDALDTINFKIIFTTAYDEFAIKAIKFETIDYLLKPIDSDELFKCINRFRVGYKKELAYKKAVEKISELDKKEEQRTLLIKTSDQQYFVQIDDIIRCQSDGSYTVFYTTNQTIMSARNLKYYENLLSNHTFVRVHQSHLINIKYIQTLTSNNTVHLTGGEKIPVATRKKSYVKRILEQF
- a CDS encoding histidine kinase encodes the protein MKSSIQLSCILMLFFCFMSCDKKATIRPAITTTLSALDTISQKKPLQALKKIDSLSKYVEAINEAEIAILLFKKGEIYFLNDQYYQALKVHKQTYQLFHKLKDDYNKGRSLITLCAASLHLGKVEEAQEYALEALRISQDITNDRLCAKSYNQLFHLHLKLKDYNKALTYIKKADSVFTHLPDTISKIAIKSNMSSVYVLQKKYNRALENYQEIIQNKQYTKDPKMTVSILNNIGYTYLKAKEEKNAEKFFRGAITLNKNIKAINAAPYKGLGHMYLMLGVHDSATTYYEKALGEYKKHTNHSESIEVYDKLISIAILEEKYQRALEQQIIRDSIQQQQTIAEKNKLLSFANVTYEIKQREAELAYEKELHESNKLLFATIVLSLLLVLIVVGFWLYTTKLRSANTASKLEQRLLRAQMNPHFIFNTLAAIQNIILKGDSLQSSNYIARFSKLIRQNFDYVRKEKISLHQEIGMITNYIETQQLRFNNMFTYTIMVEKAINTREIFIPPMLLQPFVENAIEYGLKHKEEKGKLLIDISETKEGVQFVIEDNGVGRNAFSKQKEIEDEVHATDVFKERLKHRKKGEEKHFYIQDLVNDIKESIGTRVVFKLRML
- a CDS encoding GyrI-like domain-containing protein translates to MKKVNMTSFYIIGVSVRTTNEEMKAATDIPELWNRFMTQQLQEVIPNKVDETLYAVYTNYEKDHTRPYDTVVGCAVTSLDNIPEGMVGITISAGEYMSFVSKGDLTQGAVYNTWLDIWNTPLGRTYKTDFERYGEAAKNPTDAEVEIFVGVMK
- a CDS encoding YafY family protein, giving the protein MEKEKPRLVRLTSIMTQLQSGKLITARSIAEKHNISIRTVYRDIRTLEKSGIPIVTEEGRGYSLMEGYKLPPVMFSEEEANALITAAEVISANKDISLVTHYQEAIAKVKAVLRYSQKEKTELLENRIHVRKDRDITSSSNFLISLQSAITNYQLIFLDYLSLEDNRTQRTVEPFALYSTNENWILIAFCRLKNEFRSFRLDCIKEIKVVKEHFTKHPMTLQEYFEICKKTWEEKSKKNP
- a CDS encoding alginate export family protein — translated: MKIHNSFTLAFFLFFTYVSNAQLKIDAELRPRFEYRHGFKTLFADNVDPAAFVSQRTRLKTAYKTEKLDFFLSIQDIRIWGDVPQLNTADKNGLSIHEAWGKIMFTPEFSAKIGRQEISLDDQRIFGSVDWAQQARSHDAAVLNYQKNRFTLNIGAAFNQDAERLTETTLTTPNTYKSLQYAWLHKDWNNFSASLLFLNNGLQYIDDTNADNNETRYSQTAGTHFGYKKNKLGIIGNAYYQFGNDLADNDLNAYLLGLEASYKITPSFTPILGIEVQSGNDNGTTSNRENTAFNPFYGTNHKFNGLMDYFYVGNHINNVGLIDLYAKAKIALTTKANLLVAIHNFSAAADMPSNGDTQFGNEIDLVYSYKMQKDIAIKAGYSHLFAADGMELLKENTDGNTNNWGWIMLIIKPTLFTSNN
- the ric gene encoding iron-sulfur cluster repair di-iron protein, with the protein product MIITAQKTVAEVVADNIKTAHVFKKYGIDFCCGGGITIQKACSNHNIDYDIVRNELMAIDQKNKKEFDYNNWELGFLIDHIIHVHHTYVEESIGILLAYTEKVANVHGHHYPELIKIKELFLEVANELTTHMKKEELILFPFIKKLIKADQTQTPYASPHFGTVKNPVQMMEYEHENAGTIFKTIAKLTNNYTPPEEACNTFKALYAELDDFEQDLHLHIHLENNIVHPKAVALEKKVQNCL
- a CDS encoding c-type cytochrome, whose protein sequence is MKRLGTFFLLFSVLLCMSCSEKQEKKEEKFTIGKKHTSTNKVEEKETTSPVILASKKVDLTNKGVGPISSIELPENTDSSMVTNGQALFKTKCMACHKVSKKFIGPPVAGILKRRTPEWVMNMMLNPEEMVQKDPLAKELFIEFNGSPMANQSLSKEEARTILEYLRTL
- a CDS encoding fasciclin domain-containing protein — encoded protein: MNTNMYKKSIRYSLFLLCFATISCKNEAVDKVSSPSKSQQQEAQQRQGQAFIKDDEAKPSVLHIAIGSKDHTTLVAAVQAAQLENSLVNAGPLTVFAPTNEAFNALPEGTVDNLLKPENIDQLAYILKHHVTPATYDKEFIKKFKKLGQASNENIPVEVKNGEVYVGGAKIIGSVPAGNGIVHVVDKVILPSK